The genomic interval ATCAACAGAGTTCACTCCACTACCTTTGCATTGCGAGCATAGAACTGCACCTGCTCATTggcccaaaacaataaaaaaatcaaaataacctGAAATTTTCCCCACTTTTATCGCTTTCCCATCTTCAAAAGAAGGGAACTTTACCACAGATCACCAAGTATTTTAAGAGTttttaccatttccatcacagTCGGCACAAATCACGCTATTCGGTTTGGGCCTTTGATCACTTTTTTCAGCCTACTTGGACAGGAGTTCGAGGGAGGAAAAAAGGCAAAAACATATCATATTTAGGGACATATACGAGATTATAAAGACGATGAATTACACACCAATTCATGTATGCGTGAAAGTTATGTTCAATAGACAGTACGCAAcgatttaataaataaaatggaacGAAGGGTAGGACCTTAGCTTTTATATTGCCGAATTGAGTGGCTGCAGAACTCTGGCACAAGTCATCTcgaaaatgattcttattgtAGTGATAGCCCAAGCAATTCCCTAAGCATTTAAAGAGACAGACAACTCAATTCAAGTAAAAAATGGGACTTTCATTTGCTGAAGTAAATTCAaggatgaagagagagagagagagagagagagagagagagacctggtTTTGGTGTGGCTTTGAAGGAAGCAACGGATGCTGAGAACAGAGCAGAGGCCATTGGAACTTTGATCCAGCTAAAAGTTGGTTGGATGGAACAGCACGGagttagatttttttcttatttatttagagGCCACGTGGCTCAGTGTCGGCCCATGGGTTGAAGATAGGCCCGGGACCATTATGAGAAATGGGTAAGATGTCCATATAATGTCCGAAAGAGGAAAGGAACTCAAGCCCAAAGAATAAGTTGTTGTAGTGTAAGCAGGCCGGGCCTGGGTGGCAATGGAT from Juglans microcarpa x Juglans regia isolate MS1-56 chromosome 4S, Jm3101_v1.0, whole genome shotgun sequence carries:
- the LOC121263754 gene encoding protein BUNDLE SHEATH DEFECTIVE 2, chloroplastic-like isoform X2, with protein sequence MASALFSASVASFKATPKPGNCLGYHYNKNHFRDDLCQSSAATQFGNIKAKAEKSDQRPKPNSVICADCDGNGAVLCSQCKGSGVNSVDLFNGQFKAGDSCWLCG
- the LOC121263754 gene encoding protein BUNDLE SHEATH DEFECTIVE 2, chloroplastic-like isoform X1; its protein translation is MASALFSASVASFKATPKPGNCLGYHYNKNHFRDDLCQSSAATQFGNIKAKAEKSDQRPKPNSVICADCDGNGAVLCSQCKGSGVNSVDLFNGQFKAGDSCWLCGGRKEMLCGNCNGAGFVGGFLSTFDE